A single region of the Lotus japonicus ecotype B-129 chromosome 4, LjGifu_v1.2 genome encodes:
- the LOC130715824 gene encoding 14-3-3-like protein C: protein MASTKERDNFVYIAKLAEQAERYEEMVEAMKNVAKLNVELTVEERNLLSVGYKNVVGARRASWRILSSIEQKEEAKGNDVSVKRIREYRQKVESELSNICSDIMIVIDEHLIPSSSAGEPSVFFYKMKGDYYRYLAEFKSGDDRKEAADQSMKAYQLASTTAETELPPTHPIRLGLALNFSVFYYEILNSPERACHLAKQAFDEAISELDTLSEESYKDSTLIMQLLRDNLTLWTSDIPEEGGEEKVESARAPAGEDA, encoded by the exons ATGGCGTCCACCAAGGAACGTGACAACTTCGTCTACATCGCCAAACTCGCTGAACAAGCCGAGCGCTATGAAG AAATGGTGGAGGCAATGAAGAATGTGGCGAAGCTAAATGTTGAGTTGACTGTTGAGGAGAGAAACCTTCTGTCAGTTGGGTACAAGAATGTGGTGGGTGCTCGCCGGGCTTCGTGGAGGATTCTCTCCTCAATTGAGCAGAAGGAAGAAGCTAAAGGGAATGATGTGAGTGTGAAGAGGATAAGGGAGTATAGGCAGAAGGTGGAGTCTGAGTTGTCCAATATATGCAGTGATATCATGATTGTTATTGATGAGCACCTTATTCCATCGAGCTCTGCTGGTGAACCTAGTGTCTTTTTCTACAAAAT GAAAGGAGACTACTATCGGTACCTGGCGGAATTCAAGTCTGGTGATGATAGAAAAGAGGCTGCTGATCAATCCATGAAAGCATATCAG TTGGCTTCCACTACAGCAGAGACTGAATTACCTCCCACTCATCCCATTCGATTGGGCTTGGCTTTGAACTTCTCTGTCTTCTACTATGAAATTTTGAACTCTCCTGAAAG GGCATGTCACCTTGCTAAGCAGGCATTTGATGAAGCAATCTCTGAACTGGATACTCTGAGTGAGGAGTCTTACAAAGACAGCACACTAATTATGCAGCTTCTGAGGGACAACCTCACCTTGTGGACCTCTGACATCCCTGAAGAAGGAG GTGAGGAAAAGGTGGAGTCTGCCCGAGCACCTGCAGGGGAAGATGCATAG